Genomic window (Propionibacteriaceae bacterium ZF39):
TCGGGTTGGTGACCACCCAATAACAGATCGCAGCCAGGACCGCGGAGATGATCCAGTGCAAACCGAAGACCAGGGGCGCGGTGATGATGATCGCGACCTCGAAGCCCTTGACCGCGTTGGTGAACATGCCGGTCGGCATAGCACCGGCCTGCGTGGCCAGCATCGGCGCGCCGAAGTCGATCGGCTTGGCCGTGATCCAGCGGCACGCGCCGAGGAAACCGGCGGCAGCCGTCACGACCGCCAGCGGGATGGCATCGACCGGTGAGCTCCCGAGCCCGGTCATCGCCGGTGTCACGAGCAGGCCCCAGACCACGGCCACGCCCAGCGACACCATCATGGACGCCTTGCGCAGCTCGGGCTGCGTGAACGGGAAGCAGCGCGCGAGGCCCTGCGTACGCGTCAGGACCCGCAGCATGCCCAACAGCGGAATCATCGCGCCGAACAACACCAGACCGGACACCAGCGGAGTCAGTCGCCCGACACCCAGGGCCACCAGGGCATAGGGCACCACGACGGACACCAGCACGGGCAGGAACACCGTGGGCGTCCGCAGCACCCGGGCGAAGTCCCGTCGGATCATCGCATCGACGCCCTTGCCACGACCACGTTTCGGCGTGACCTGACCGCGCTCGACGGCATTGCGCTCCACGACGATGTCGCGGACGAGGCCGAGATCGAGGGCATACATCGCACCGGCCATGCCCGCCGCGAGCGAGCCACCCGACGTCAGCCGGGCCCGCCGGATGCGGTTGAGGCGGAGAAAGGCGAGTACGCCGGCCAGCACCAGCACGACAGCCCCGGTTGCCGCCACCACGATGGTGATCGCCGCTTCGCGCGCCTCCCCGAGGTCGAAGCCGAACCACCGCGCGGCGATGCCGACGACCAGCACGAGGCACGCCACGGACACGGCGCTGAACAGATAGACAGCGATCTTGGTGAACTGCGTCCTGTCCGCACCCTGCTCGGCGGCCGCGAAGGCCACGATTCCGGCCGCGGCGAGCCCGGTCGCCACGGCCCACATCACGATGAGCTGCACCGACGACCCGGTCAGGGCCGCGACGAGCGCGCCTGCGCCGGCGCCGATGAGCGAGGACAGGATGATGGCCGACACCAGCCGCGTACGCAGCAGCGAGGCCCGGTCGATCGGGGCGTCGAGCATCCAGAAGCCCTCGGCCGCCGACGCGAGCACGGGCCCGAAGAGCCGCGCCGCTGCCACGGCGAGCGCGACGACGGCGCCGAGTACGGCGAACGGCAGCAACGTGCGCGCCGACTGGCAGCTCGTCGTCACACAGCCGGCGGCGGAACTCTGCGCGTTCATGACGATCTGGACGACCATCGCGCCGATGACCGCGACGGCCAGGACCACGACATAGGCGTCCTGGATCGCTTCCCACAACGTCTTGGTCGCGCGGCCGGTCCGCCAGTCCTTGACGAGGAGTTTCAGTTGGCGTTCGTCGGCCTCGTGATCAGCCAGGGGCCCGCTCATCGGCGCTTCTTTCCGTGGGACGGACGGGGCTTCTGCTTGGGCTTGTTGGCGGGAGCCTGGGACTCCGCAGCCTGTCCGGTCGGCTGGGTGGACAGCTGGACCTTCTCGGCGAGCGATTCGCTCTCCTCCCCTTCCTCACGGTCCGGGCCGATGCGCACGATCCGCGTGGCGACCTGCTCGACCAGATAGGGCTCGTGGGAGGCGAAGACGAGGGCGAGTCCGTCCTTCAGTTCCGAGTTGAGCCGCTCGGCGAGCCAGCGCACACCCTCGGTGTCGAGTCGCTGCTCGGGTTCGTCGAGAACGAGGAGCTTGCGGGGGCGGACGAAAGCGGTGGCGAGCGCCAGTCGGCGCCGCTGGCCGGACGACAGCGTCCCGGGCAGCTGACCGGACTGCGGCACGAGCTGCACCTCGTGGAGCACATCGTCGACCACCTGATCGGGCTCGGCGAGACCGTGCGCCCGGGCCAGGAGATCGAGATGCTCCACCACACTGAGGTCGGGGAAGAAGTCGAGGTCGTCGATGACGGTCGCGAGGTTCTTGCGGATCGTGCGGGAGGTCTCGCTGAGCTTCTCGCCGCAGATGGTGATCTCACCCTCGGTCGGGCGGTCGGCGCCCACGAGGCACCGCAGCAGCGTCGACTTGCCCGCACCGTTGCGACCGGTCAACGCGATTGCCTCACCGGAGCGAACCTCCAGGTTGAAGTTGTCGATGATCGCGGTCTGACCGTATTTCCTGGTCAGTCCGGACACCTTGAGGATCGACTCTCTCGCCATGCGCCCAATCCTCCCCCGGGACCCAAACCCTCACCAAACCGTCTCGCGGCGCCGGTGGAGGCCGGACTCGCGGGCGGAAGAACTGTCCGAGCCACCCGTTAAGCTCGCTTGCGTGCCTCGATCCGATTACCGCGCCACGCTGGCGAAGCGCCGTGCCGACATTGCCGAGATGTTCGACGGTGTCGCCGAGCGCTATGACCTGATGAACGATGTGATGACCGCCGGCCAGATGCGGCGGTGGCGGCGGGCGGTGTTCGAGGCGGTCGATCCGCAGCCCGGCCAGCGCATCCTCGACCTCGCGGCCGGCACGGGAACGTCGAGCCGGCCGTTCGCCGATGCCGGCGCCCTGGTCATCCCCTGCGACCTCTCCCTCGGCATGCTCCGTGTCGGCAAGGAGCGGCAGCCCGACCTGCCGTTCGTCGCCGGTGATGCCCTCGCGCTGCCGTTCGCGGACGGCGCGTTCGACGCGGTGACGATCTCCTATGGCCTGCGCAACGTGGAGCGCACCGGTGACGCGCTCGCCGAGATGCGCCGCGTGACCCGGCCCGGCGGTCGCGTCGTCATCTGCGAGGTCTCGACCCCGACCAATTCCCTGTTCTCCAAGGTCTACAAGGACCATCTGCTCGGCGTCCTGCCCATGCTCGGCAAGGTCGCTTCGTCCAATCCGTCGGCGTACGCCTATCTCGCCGAATCCATGGCCACCTGGCCCGATCAGCAGACCCTGGCCGACCTCATGGCCGCCGCAGGCTGGCGTGAAGTGGCCTGGAAGAACCTCTTCGGAGGGACGGTCGCGATCCACCGCGGGCTTGCCTGACATGGCGATCATCCTCGATGCCTACGCCGCACGCACCTGTGCGGTGAAGACCTGGAATCGCTTCGCCCCCGGCGTGGAGCGCCCCGTCGCCGACGAGTCGCTGCGCGAGAGCTTCGCCGGCGGCATCAGTTTCAGCGACCAGGTCCTGGAGTCGCTCCTGGAGGCGTACGCCGGCGAGATCGCCGACCTGCGCCACCTGCGCGACCAGCCTCCCCGATCCCAGGAACGCGCGTGCCTCGCGGCGTTGCAGGCCGGCATTCCGGTCATCATCGGCGGCCTCCTCCCGTTCGATTTCAACGGGCACCGATCGGGCCGCGCCGACCTGTGGGTCCGCGGCGCCGACACCGTCGACGGCATCCCCGGTTATCACCCGGTCGTCATTGCGCGGCGGCTCGTCACCGAGAAGCGCCAGTCGGGCCGCAACCAGTGGTCGGTGCCGGCGAGTGGGCTCGCCGCCCCGGCGTTCGTCGATGCGGAAACCATCGACAACCGCGCGATCCGGACCCAGCGGGACGGCGTACTGCTCCAGGTCGCTCATTATTGGCGCCTGCTCGAGGCATCGGGCCACGCCGCGTCGGGTACGCCGGTGGCCGGCATCATCGGCACCGACGACTATCACGGCCTGGGCCAGCCGTCGATCACGTGGATCGACCTGAACGAGCCGATCATCCGCACCTTCTCGCGCTCGTCGGAGACCGGATGGGCGCTGCGCACGGTGCTGGAACGCTATGACCACGAGCACGACTTCCGGGTGAAGGTGGCGGAGAACGCGCTGGCCGCCGAGATCCCGATCGTCACGCCCATCCGCAACCGGGAGTGCGATTCGTGCGACTGGTGGGAGGTGTGCAAGCCACAGCTGGGCGAGGACGACCTGTCGGTCCGCATCGACAAGGCCCCGCTCGACATCCGCGAGATCAGCGCCCTGCGCGCGCTCGGCATCCGCACCGTCACCGACCTCGCCGGCGTCGACCTGGTGGCGCTGAAACCGCGCTATCTGCCGGAGGTACGCCACCGCCAGGCCGCCGAGCAGCGTCTCGAAGTCGCCACGCGGCGGGCCCGGCTCATGGTCGAATCGGTCGAGCTCGAGCGTCTCACCAGCGGGCCGATCGACGTGCCCCGCGCCGATATCGAGATCGACTTCGACATCGAAACCGCCGCGGACGAGCGCGTCTATCTGTGGGGATTCCTCGTCAACGACACCCGCACCGCCGATCCGCCGGAGTTCGTGCAGTTCAGCGCCTGGACCGATCTGGATCGTGCGGCCGAGGCCGATCTCGCGCGCCGGGCGGTCGGCTGGCTCAAGTCGCTCGTCGAGGGACCCGCGAGCGTGCGCGTCTATCACTACTCGGCCTACGAGGTCGTCCGCATGCAGCAACTCGCCCAGGTGTCGGGAGATCCGCTCCTGACCTGGGGGGCCGACTATGCCGCGACCGAGTTCTGCGACCTGTTCCTGACGATGAAGGACCACTGGTTCGGCACGCGCGGGCTGGGGCTCAAGGTCGTCGCGACCGTGGGCGCAGGGTTCAACTGGCGCGACACGGATCCGGGCGGGCTGAACTCGCAGGCGTGGTTCGACGACGCCTGTCACGGGCCGACACCCGAGATCCGGGCGGCCGCCCGGCAACGCGTCCTGGACTACAACGAGGACGATGTCCGCGCGACCTTTCAGTTGCGCAATTGGCTCCGTGCCCTGTGACCGGATGATCGCCCGGGGCCGATCCGTAAGCAGTTGGCCCGAAAGCTGACAAGATCCCCGAAGAAGAATGGAACCTCACACGCCCAGCCGGACTCTTCCGGGTGTGGCAGGCATTCGCGACGGCGGTCGCTCGAGGTCAGTGAGAAGGGACTGAGGTGCGACGCGACGCGGGATTCGATGGCATGCCCATGCAGGAGGCCAGTGATGAGGTGTTGTGGAACGGTGTGCGTGACGGGATCGAGTCGGACTTTTCGGCCCTCTTCAGACGACACAACAAGGTCGTCTACAACTTCGCGTTCCGCTCGACCGCTTCCTGGAGCATGGCCGAGGACATCACGCAGGCGACGTTCACCGGGCTGTGGCGACGGGCACGGGCCGGATCGGTCGATCCGCTCCGGCACGAATCCGCGGTGCCGATCCTCATTTCGATGGCCCGCAACGAGGTGCTCAACGCCACCCGTGGCGACCAGCGCCGGTTGCGCCTCGTCCACAAAATCGAGGAACAACCGCGAGGAGACAGCAACAACGTCTCCCACTGGTTGGATCAGGAGGCCGGCATGGCCCGGGTCCGCGAGGTGCTGAACAACCTGCCCGAGAACCAGAGAGCGGTCATCGAGCTCGTCGCCTGGAGCGGGCTCGAGATGGATGAGTGTGCCGCAGTCCTGAAGATCCCCGTCGGCACCGTCAAGTCCCGCCTCAGCCGGGCACGCAAGAAGCTGGCGACAACCGAAGTTTCGCATCTGTTGGGAGGTGACGTGCGATGACCAACTGGGACGACACCCCGTTGCGCGAGCGCGACCTGCCCAACTCCGAACTCATGCTCGCCCGCATCCTGCGTG
Coding sequences:
- a CDS encoding DUF6297 family protein — encoded protein: MSGPLADHEADERQLKLLVKDWRTGRATKTLWEAIQDAYVVVLAVAVIGAMVVQIVMNAQSSAAGCVTTSCQSARTLLPFAVLGAVVALAVAAARLFGPVLASAAEGFWMLDAPIDRASLLRTRLVSAIILSSLIGAGAGALVAALTGSSVQLIVMWAVATGLAAAGIVAFAAAEQGADRTQFTKIAVYLFSAVSVACLVLVVGIAARWFGFDLGEAREAAITIVVAATGAVVLVLAGVLAFLRLNRIRRARLTSGGSLAAGMAGAMYALDLGLVRDIVVERNAVERGQVTPKRGRGKGVDAMIRRDFARVLRTPTVFLPVLVSVVVPYALVALGVGRLTPLVSGLVLFGAMIPLLGMLRVLTRTQGLARCFPFTQPELRKASMMVSLGVAVVWGLLVTPAMTGLGSSPVDAIPLAVVTAAAGFLGACRWITAKPIDFGAPMLATQAGAMPTGMFTNAVKGFEVAIIITAPLVFGLHWIISAVLAAICYWVVTNPIDMDSLREQQEAQKKELAQAKAERAAQRR
- a CDS encoding demethylmenaquinone methyltransferase; this translates as MFDGVAERYDLMNDVMTAGQMRRWRRAVFEAVDPQPGQRILDLAAGTGTSSRPFADAGALVIPCDLSLGMLRVGKERQPDLPFVAGDALALPFADGAFDAVTISYGLRNVERTGDALAEMRRVTRPGGRVVICEVSTPTNSLFSKVYKDHLLGVLPMLGKVASSNPSAYAYLAESMATWPDQQTLADLMAAAGWREVAWKNLFGGTVAIHRGLA
- a CDS encoding TM0106 family RecB-like putative nuclease; the protein is MAIILDAYAARTCAVKTWNRFAPGVERPVADESLRESFAGGISFSDQVLESLLEAYAGEIADLRHLRDQPPRSQERACLAALQAGIPVIIGGLLPFDFNGHRSGRADLWVRGADTVDGIPGYHPVVIARRLVTEKRQSGRNQWSVPASGLAAPAFVDAETIDNRAIRTQRDGVLLQVAHYWRLLEASGHAASGTPVAGIIGTDDYHGLGQPSITWIDLNEPIIRTFSRSSETGWALRTVLERYDHEHDFRVKVAENALAAEIPIVTPIRNRECDSCDWWEVCKPQLGEDDLSVRIDKAPLDIREISALRALGIRTVTDLAGVDLVALKPRYLPEVRHRQAAEQRLEVATRRARLMVESVELERLTSGPIDVPRADIEIDFDIETAADERVYLWGFLVNDTRTADPPEFVQFSAWTDLDRAAEADLARRAVGWLKSLVEGPASVRVYHYSAYEVVRMQQLAQVSGDPLLTWGADYAATEFCDLFLTMKDHWFGTRGLGLKVVATVGAGFNWRDTDPGGLNSQAWFDDACHGPTPEIRAAARQRVLDYNEDDVRATFQLRNWLRAL
- a CDS encoding sigma-70 family RNA polymerase sigma factor; this translates as MRRDAGFDGMPMQEASDEVLWNGVRDGIESDFSALFRRHNKVVYNFAFRSTASWSMAEDITQATFTGLWRRARAGSVDPLRHESAVPILISMARNEVLNATRGDQRRLRLVHKIEEQPRGDSNNVSHWLDQEAGMARVREVLNNLPENQRAVIELVAWSGLEMDECAAVLKIPVGTVKSRLSRARKKLATTEVSHLLGGDVR